From the Natrarchaeobaculum aegyptiacum genome, one window contains:
- the gfcR gene encoding transcriptional regulator GfcR — MKNVDDLIESAAELAARGLSKGEIADELNVSRETASWLVERSGATAQPNDQSATDADTASIGGPQDIHVDWSAIGRDSKRMRYIAAAMADLLAKHGEDVDLTVGIEKAGGPVATLVARELETDLATYTPAKHQWEEGDIEDLGGTFSRNFAGIRDRECYVVDDTITSGTTMRETIEAIRADGGDPLACVVLADKQGVDEIEGVPVYSLLQVISVGKAD, encoded by the coding sequence ATGAAGAACGTGGACGACCTCATCGAGAGCGCAGCCGAGCTCGCTGCCCGCGGCCTCTCGAAGGGCGAGATTGCCGACGAACTGAACGTCTCCCGCGAGACGGCGAGCTGGCTCGTCGAACGAAGCGGTGCGACGGCCCAGCCGAACGACCAGTCTGCCACGGACGCCGACACGGCGTCGATCGGCGGTCCACAGGACATCCACGTCGACTGGTCGGCCATCGGCCGGGACAGCAAACGGATGCGCTACATCGCAGCCGCGATGGCCGATCTGCTCGCGAAACACGGCGAGGACGTCGACCTCACCGTCGGTATCGAGAAAGCCGGCGGTCCCGTCGCGACGCTCGTCGCGCGCGAACTCGAGACCGACCTCGCAACCTACACGCCCGCGAAACACCAGTGGGAAGAAGGCGACATCGAGGACCTGGGTGGGACGTTTAGCCGCAACTTCGCCGGCATCCGCGATCGCGAGTGCTACGTCGTCGACGACACGATCACCAGCGGAACGACCATGCGCGAGACGATCGAAGCCATCCGCGCCGACGGCGGCGACCCCCTCGCCTGCGTCGTTCTCGCGGACAAACAGGGCGTCGACGAGATCGAGGGCGTGCCGGTCTACTCGCTCTTGCAGGTCATCAGCGTCGGTAAAGCCGATTAA
- a CDS encoding HAD family hydrolase: protein MERYDLVYRLYDEYDAKTVREFQEFVDVFPPVDSRVALEHWQDATDELEARKDEIRADFAAGETFAEIAARATRDQAFTALDLEAKYGRAVNVLVLDVDETLRSAGGTDNEIPRETLHMLTEFHEAGVPIVICTGQTLENVKGFAIQGLGSEIVHSGNFSIVYEAGTGVFTPGHGAQTKQLLFEDLDEEIRTVFDDVRSRVLPDAPEDLRRGCHLQGNEFNVTMKPNYETGSSQAREIIDEALVYLIDLLADAVGSALDLESDPDSVTAWARAFYADQDPEIRAVLESERAYPEVDDDLPDELADVLDRIDVAYYEADAAEIGSLELNKVVGVERAFDVLDVAEPFALVMGDSKSDLRVMEWVADTETGIAAAPEHASRDTLEHVLETDELVFDRGKSVDILRTVYALNRLARLE from the coding sequence ATGGAACGATACGACCTCGTCTATCGGCTCTACGACGAGTACGACGCCAAAACCGTGCGCGAGTTCCAGGAGTTCGTCGACGTTTTCCCACCGGTCGACTCCCGGGTCGCCCTGGAACACTGGCAGGACGCGACCGACGAACTCGAGGCCCGCAAGGACGAGATCCGGGCCGACTTCGCCGCCGGCGAGACGTTCGCCGAAATCGCCGCTCGTGCGACCCGAGATCAGGCCTTTACCGCGCTCGACCTCGAGGCGAAGTACGGCCGGGCGGTGAACGTCCTCGTGCTCGACGTCGACGAGACGTTACGTTCGGCGGGTGGGACGGACAACGAGATTCCCCGAGAGACGCTGCACATGCTGACGGAGTTCCACGAGGCAGGCGTTCCGATCGTCATCTGCACCGGCCAGACTCTGGAGAACGTCAAGGGCTTTGCAATCCAGGGGCTGGGCAGCGAGATCGTCCACTCGGGGAACTTCTCGATCGTCTACGAGGCCGGCACGGGCGTGTTTACGCCGGGCCACGGCGCCCAGACCAAACAGTTGCTCTTCGAGGACCTAGACGAGGAGATCCGGACGGTCTTCGACGACGTCCGCTCGCGCGTCCTCCCCGACGCGCCGGAGGATCTCCGTCGCGGCTGCCACCTGCAGGGCAACGAGTTCAACGTCACGATGAAGCCCAACTACGAGACCGGCTCCTCGCAGGCCCGGGAGATCATCGACGAGGCACTGGTCTACCTGATCGACCTGCTCGCAGACGCCGTCGGCTCGGCCCTCGATCTCGAGTCGGACCCCGACTCGGTCACGGCGTGGGCGCGGGCGTTCTACGCCGATCAGGATCCGGAGATCAGGGCCGTCCTCGAGAGCGAGCGCGCCTATCCCGAAGTCGACGACGACCTCCCCGACGAACTCGCCGACGTGCTGGATCGAATCGACGTGGCCTACTACGAGGCGGACGCGGCCGAAATCGGTAGCCTCGAGCTGAACAAGGTCGTCGGCGTCGAGCGCGCGTTCGACGTGCTCGACGTGGCCGAACCGTTCGCGCTCGTGATGGGCGACTCCAAGAGCGACCTTCGGGTGATGGAGTGGGTCGCCGACACAGAGACCGGGATCGCCGCCGCACCGGAACACGCCTCCCGCGATACCCTGGAGCACGTCCTCGAGACGGACGAACTGGTCTTCGACCGGGGCAAGAGCGTCGATATCTTGCGGACGGTGTACGCGCTCAACCGGCTCGCGCGACTCGAGTGA